The following coding sequences lie in one Halogeometricum rufum genomic window:
- a CDS encoding DUF5786 family protein, translating into MGFGSYDESEQESQDYDQDLDENDGVATSENDHKGEVEFENGASNEELLDRLQEIKDD; encoded by the coding sequence ATGGGATTTGGGAGCTACGACGAGTCCGAGCAGGAGAGTCAAGACTACGACCAGGACCTTGACGAGAACGACGGCGTCGCAACCTCGGAGAACGACCACAAGGGCGAGGTCGAGTTCGAGAACGGCGCGTCGAACGAGGAACTGCTGGACCGTCTGCAAGAGATCAAGGACGACTGA
- a CDS encoding MBL fold metallo-hydrolase, translating to MEIVTVTDGAEQFTCNAYLVLGERNVLVDAGTMPGVEDVVAEHTDALDAVVLTHQHTDHVGELDAVLDAFDADLYAYADHPRRTGELEDGDELRMGDETFEVVYTPGHASDHVSLVGETRVFSGDVVVHDDGAFDDGSFGRTDMPGQSRERLVESLRTLLRRMPDTVAELYAGHGDVFRSDPDGDSVRDVIERALSRAERREPKYPDD from the coding sequence ATGGAAATCGTCACGGTCACCGACGGCGCGGAACAGTTCACCTGTAACGCGTATCTCGTCCTCGGCGAACGGAACGTGCTCGTAGACGCCGGGACGATGCCCGGCGTCGAAGACGTCGTCGCCGAGCACACCGACGCGCTGGACGCCGTCGTCCTCACGCACCAGCACACCGACCACGTCGGCGAACTCGACGCCGTCCTCGACGCCTTCGACGCCGACCTGTACGCGTACGCGGACCACCCGCGCCGGACCGGCGAACTCGAAGACGGCGACGAACTCCGGATGGGCGACGAGACGTTCGAGGTGGTGTACACACCCGGTCACGCCTCCGACCACGTCTCCCTCGTCGGCGAGACGCGCGTGTTCAGCGGCGACGTCGTCGTCCACGACGACGGCGCGTTCGACGACGGCAGTTTCGGCCGGACGGACATGCCCGGCCAGTCGCGCGAACGCCTCGTCGAGAGCCTCCGAACTCTCCTCAGACGGATGCCGGACACCGTCGCGGAACTGTACGCGGGCCACGGCGACGTGTTCCGCTCGGACCCGGACGGCGACTCCGTGCGGGACGTGATAGAGCGGGCGCTCTCACGCGCGGAACGGCGCGAACCGAAGTACCCCGACGACTGA
- a CDS encoding endonuclease dU: MTPPVKSGARALGVAESYEDGVGSESVLCGAVVRADRVVDGAAFETCTVGGTDATDAIRRLFAELGREDVRLLFVAGVAPAWFNLVDVERLADAVERPVVAVSFEESEGLESALEAQFSGDELAARRAVYDALPARRPVTVGDDTVFVRAVGVDDAEAARLVRAYTPEGGRPEPLRVARLLARSGREWRGRDGR, from the coding sequence GTGACGCCGCCGGTCAAGTCGGGCGCGCGCGCACTCGGCGTCGCCGAGTCGTACGAGGACGGGGTCGGGTCCGAGAGCGTGCTCTGCGGTGCAGTCGTCCGCGCGGACCGCGTCGTCGACGGCGCGGCCTTCGAGACGTGTACGGTCGGCGGCACGGACGCCACGGACGCCATCCGACGACTTTTTGCCGAACTCGGCCGCGAAGACGTGCGTCTGCTGTTCGTCGCGGGCGTCGCCCCCGCGTGGTTCAACCTCGTCGACGTCGAACGCCTCGCGGACGCCGTCGAACGCCCCGTCGTCGCCGTCTCCTTCGAGGAGAGCGAGGGACTGGAATCCGCACTCGAGGCGCAGTTCTCCGGCGACGAACTCGCCGCCCGCCGCGCGGTGTACGACGCCCTCCCGGCGCGCCGACCCGTGACCGTCGGCGACGACACCGTGTTCGTCCGCGCCGTCGGCGTCGACGACGCGGAGGCGGCGCGCCTCGTCCGCGCGTACACCCCCGAGGGTGGCCGACCGGAACCGCTCCGCGTGGCCCGTCTCCTCGCGCGTTCGGGCCGCGAGTGGCGCGGCCGGGACGGCCGCTG
- a CDS encoding 50S ribosomal protein L40e yields MPTNDAATKRTLEKQICMRCNARNPARAKACRKCGYKNLRPKSKERRAA; encoded by the coding sequence ATGCCAACCAACGACGCCGCGACCAAGCGAACGCTGGAGAAGCAGATCTGCATGCGCTGTAACGCGCGCAACCCCGCGCGTGCGAAGGCCTGCCGAAAGTGCGGCTACAAGAACCTCCGTCCGAAGTCGAAGGAACGCCGCGCCGCGTAA